The DNA sequence CGACGGCTCGCGCTGGTGGTGGCCGTTTGACTGAAGCCGCCGGTCGCCGCAGCCTGTATCCCGAGCTCGAGCCTTACCGCAGCGGCCGCCTGCGCGTCTCGGGCCTGCACGAGCTGTATTACGAAGAGTGCGGGAACCCGGAAGGCCAGCCCGCGCTGTTCGTGCACGGCGGCCCGGGCGCCGGCTGCGCACCCTGGCAGCGGCGCTTCTTCGACCCCGCGCACTACCGCATCGTGCTGTTCGACCAGCGCGGCTGCGGCCGCAGCACGCCGCACGCCTGCCTCGAGGACAACACCACCTGGGACCTGGTCGCGGACATGGAGCGCCTGCGCGCGATGCTGGGCATCGGGCGCTGGCTGGTGTTCGGCGGCTCCTGGGGCAGCACGCTGGCGCTGGCCTATGCCGAGACGCATCCCGAACGCGTCAGCGCGCTGGTGCTGCGCGGCGTGTTCCTGCTGCGCCCGTTCGAGCTGCGCTGGTTCTACCAGGAGGGCTGCAGCTACCTGTTCCCGGACGCCTGGCAACATTACCTGGCGCCGATCCCGGAGGCGGAGCGTGGTGACCTGATCGCCGCCTATCACCGCCGGCTCACGGGCGCGGATGCCGCCGCGCGGCTGCGGGCGGCGCGCGCCTGGAGCCAGTGGGAGGCCGCCACCTCCAAGCTGCTACCCGACCCGCAGATGGTGCAGAACTGGGGTGAGGACCGCTTCGCCGAGGCCATCGCCCGTATCGAGTGCCATTACTTCGTCAATCGCGGTTTCTTCACGCACCCGGACCAGCTGCTCGACGGTGTCGCACGCATCCGCAGCATTCCCGCCGTGATCGTGCAGGGCCGCTATGACGTGGTGTGCCCGCTGGTCAGCGCCTGGGACCTGCACCGGTGCTGGCCGGAGGCCGAGCTGCAGATCATCCCCGACGCCGGCCACGCCGCCAGCGAGCCCGGCATCGTGGATGCGCTGGTGCGCGCCACCGACCGCTTCCGTGCTGCGCGCTAAGCTTCTCATCATGTTCCGTCGCCTGCGCCTTATTGCCCTGCTGTGCCTGCCGTGGCCGTACGGCATGGCGATGGCCGCCGAGGCACCCACGCAGGGCATCGGCCTGGTGCTGAGCGGCGGCGGCGCACGCGGCGCGGCGCATATCGGCGTGCTCAAGGTGCTGGAGCGCGAGCGCATCCCGGTGGCGGCGATTGCCGGCACCAGCATGGGCGCGATCGTCGGCGGCCTGTACGCGGCCGGCTACAGCGCCGCCGAGATCGAGCGCATCATCCTGGCGATCGACTGGCGCGAGCTGTTCAACGACGACCCGCCGCGGCGCGAGCTGCCGATGCGGCGCAAGGAAGACGACCTGCGTTTCCTGCTCGACTTCAAACTCGGCTATCGCGATGGCCGCATCCAGCTGCCGGCCGGCGTGATCCAGGGCCAGGAGCTGCTCATGCTGCTGCGCCGGCTGCTGGTCTCCACCTGGAACCAGCCGGACTTCGACGCGCTGCCGAT is a window from the Nevskiales bacterium genome containing:
- the pip gene encoding prolyl aminopeptidase, encoding TARAGGGRLTEAAGRRSLYPELEPYRSGRLRVSGLHELYYEECGNPEGQPALFVHGGPGAGCAPWQRRFFDPAHYRIVLFDQRGCGRSTPHACLEDNTTWDLVADMERLRAMLGIGRWLVFGGSWGSTLALAYAETHPERVSALVLRGVFLLRPFELRWFYQEGCSYLFPDAWQHYLAPIPEAERGDLIAAYHRRLTGADAAARLRAARAWSQWEAATSKLLPDPQMVQNWGEDRFAEAIARIECHYFVNRGFFTHPDQLLDGVARIRSIPAVIVQGRYDVVCPLVSAWDLHRCWPEAELQIIPDAGHAASEPGIVDALVRATDRFRAAR